Proteins encoded in a region of the Geoalkalibacter sp. genome:
- the rd gene encoding rubredoxin, translated as MDKYRCIICDYIYDPAEGDAGAGIAPGTAFADLPDDWVCPLCGADKSNFEKI; from the coding sequence ATGGACAAGTACCGTTGCATCATCTGCGATTACATCTATGACCCCGCCGAAGGCGATGCCGGCGCCGGCATCGCCCCGGGCACCGCCTTTGCCGATCTGCCCGATGACTGGGTCTGCCCCCTGTGCGGCGCCGACAAGAGCAACTTCGAGAAAATCTGA